The following coding sequences lie in one Fusobacterium simiae genomic window:
- a CDS encoding DUF1385 domain-containing protein, which produces MSTNKASIGGQAVIEGVMMRGTECLATAVRKPSGEIVYKKTKLIGKNSNFAKKPFIRGVLMLFESLVIGVKELTFSANQAGEDDEKLSDKEAVFTTIFSLALGIGIFIVLPSIVGSFFFPTNRMYANLTEAILRLIIFIGYIWGISFSKEVGRVFEYHGAEHKSIYTYENGLELTPENAKQFTTLHPRCGTSFLFIVMFIAIIVFSVIDFMLPIPTNLFTKFLLKVVVRILLMPVIASLAYELQKYSSCHLNNPLIKLISLPGLALQKITTREPDLDELEVAMVAIKASLGQEVNNATEIFE; this is translated from the coding sequence ATGAGTACTAACAAAGCATCCATAGGAGGACAAGCTGTCATTGAAGGGGTAATGATGAGAGGAACTGAGTGTCTTGCAACGGCAGTGAGAAAACCTTCTGGAGAAATTGTGTATAAAAAAACAAAATTAATTGGTAAAAATAGTAATTTTGCTAAAAAGCCTTTTATAAGAGGAGTGTTGATGTTATTTGAATCTCTTGTAATCGGAGTGAAAGAACTTACTTTCTCCGCAAATCAAGCAGGAGAAGATGATGAAAAATTAAGTGATAAGGAAGCTGTATTTACTACAATATTTTCACTTGCCTTAGGAATAGGAATATTTATAGTTTTGCCTTCAATAGTTGGAAGTTTTTTCTTTCCAACAAATAGAATGTATGCTAATTTAACTGAAGCTATATTAAGACTTATAATTTTTATAGGTTATATTTGGGGAATTTCTTTTTCAAAAGAAGTTGGTAGAGTTTTTGAATATCATGGTGCTGAACATAAATCTATATATACTTATGAAAATGGACTTGAATTAACACCAGAAAATGCCAAACAATTTACAACATTACACCCAAGGTGTGGAACAAGTTTTTTATTTATAGTAATGTTTATTGCAATTATAGTATTTTCTGTAATAGATTTTATGTTACCTATTCCTACAAATTTATTTACAAAGTTTTTATTAAAAGTTGTTGTGAGAATTTTACTTATGCCTGTGATAGCAAGTTTAGCTTATGAATTACAAAAATACAGTAGCTGTCATTTGAATAATCCATTGATAAAATTAATTTCACTTCCGGGGCTTGCTTTACAAAAGATTACAACAAGAGAACCTGATTTAGATGAATTAGAAGTTGCAATGGTAGCCATAAAGGCTTCACTTGGACAGGAAGTAAATAATGCAACAGAAATATTTGAATAA
- a CDS encoding Rrf2 family transcriptional regulator gives MKLKNEIEYVFRILNYLSLQDKDRIVTSAEIAENENIPHLFSIRVLKKMEKKGLLKIFKGANGGYKLNREPKDITLRDAVETIEDEIIIKDKSCVDGQTSCSIIFDALEKVENNFLKNLEKVNFQELTCPTNVPLEIEDEIK, from the coding sequence ATGAAATTAAAAAATGAAATTGAATATGTTTTTAGAATTTTAAATTATCTTTCTTTACAAGATAAAGATAGAATAGTTACATCAGCAGAAATTGCTGAGAATGAAAATATTCCACATTTATTTAGTATCAGAGTACTAAAAAAGATGGAGAAAAAAGGACTTTTAAAAATATTTAAAGGTGCTAATGGAGGATACAAATTAAATAGAGAACCAAAAGATATAACTTTAAGAGATGCTGTTGAAACTATTGAAGATGAAATTATAATAAAGGATAAATCTTGTGTTGATGGGCAAACAAGTTGTTCAATTATTTTTGATGCACTTGAAAAAGTTGAAAATAACTTTTTAAAAAACTTAGAAAAAGTTAATTTCCAAGAATTGACATGTCCTACCAATGTACCATTAGAAATTGAAGATGAAATTAAATAG
- a CDS encoding DNA adenine methylase, which produces MLTISPLRYPGGKAKFYNNIIKIFKDNNIEKPIYCEAFAGGAGLALLLLKNNMVNRLILNDIDKSIYCFWKSILDFNEEICNMIKLIDINLYEREKQKKIQENKDNLNLTKKSDILKLGFSTFFLNRVNRSGIIRAGVIGGIEQNGNYKMDCRFNKGNLIERIKQINKYKTKIEFYNLDAIDFLKKIGAIDNTFIFFDPPYFKKGKDLYTNFYTKDDHIKLAKYISNLKQNWITTYDNTKEIREIYSNYKIKEFDIFYSLERKRKAKEILICKENLII; this is translated from the coding sequence ATGTTAACAATATCACCTTTAAGATACCCTGGAGGAAAAGCAAAATTTTATAATAATATTATCAAAATTTTTAAAGATAATAATATAGAGAAACCTATATATTGTGAAGCCTTTGCAGGAGGAGCTGGATTAGCTTTATTACTTTTAAAAAATAACATGGTCAATAGGTTAATTTTAAATGATATAGATAAAAGTATTTATTGCTTTTGGAAATCAATTTTAGATTTCAATGAAGAAATATGTAACATGATTAAATTAATAGATATTAATTTATATGAAAGAGAAAAACAGAAAAAAATACAAGAAAATAAAGATAATTTAAATTTAACAAAAAAAAGTGATATATTAAAATTAGGCTTTTCTACATTTTTTTTAAATAGAGTTAATCGCTCAGGAATTATAAGAGCTGGTGTAATTGGTGGAATAGAACAAAATGGAAATTATAAAATGGACTGTAGGTTTAATAAAGGTAATTTAATTGAAAGAATAAAACAAATTAATAAATATAAAACTAAAATAGAATTTTATAATTTGGATGCAATTGATTTCCTGAAAAAAATAGGTGCTATAGATAATACTTTTATATTTTTTGATCCACCATATTTTAAAAAAGGTAAGGATTTATACACTAATTTTTATACTAAAGATGATCATATTAAATTAGCAAAATATATATCAAATTTAAAACAAAATTGGATAACTACTTATGATAATACCAAAGAAATAAGAGAAATTTATTCCAATTATAAAATAAAAGAATTTGATATTTTTTACTCATTAGAAAGAAAAAGAAAAGCAAAAGAAATTTTAATATGTAAAGAAAATTTAATAATATAA
- a CDS encoding AAA family ATPase: MEELEIRILPMSKKEFYGYIEPNKIATIEEIQKNFFIKLLKENKEEVYKFKKIYLKTAANSLVLFQYDNQLIASAVYKGINIFEKDSKEFKDGYLGSYIFDKNSIKIFSPITNKEFQEIKKVKFSQAMHKINYSKIEKVEELINLKKEELSKLIKNNSLLVRNNNVSKDLKSSKLIEKIIFNKFRCAENLELRIGENLTIIAGQNGTMKSTLLACIAQPFGIERGKGNDSFDSETLDRCKIVNDSFKTQINKIFKLSAEFDIPGEHDFDIYFSKDLPTDIFYENPLKVKSFKAPDRTPPIRIVTGKSREAGKGNIPIPVIYLGLSRLFPLGESNLEKKEVILTKKEEKFLYDNYEKILLSYEEEYRNINQISKNNIKTLGISTNNYDWQAISAGQDNVGKIICTILEFQRLKENFKDNYIGGILLIDEIESTLYPKAQQELIKFLNKQCQDLKLKVICTTHSLEIIKECMENESLRYHTIINFLDKTHGKLICKNLSTFEDISRNLLVLPRNNKKENLLKIKIFTEDSEGEWLLKKIIKKEYEEYIDIVSLGLGFDEIAKIAYKLSEIKEGIVIYDADVEKRYTNSKNSSDFKRNMNKSESYLFFPGKNSIEEDFLEILKNISKNEDKFWNKCNNDSRQLALSTLEEYKLEDRNDRKKWFNNERKNYGEDGYVILEKWKEIYKKSIDDFNEELKELLKSSFLKKYGIRLFNKE; the protein is encoded by the coding sequence ATGGAAGAACTAGAAATTAGAATATTACCAATGAGTAAAAAAGAATTTTATGGTTATATTGAACCAAATAAAATAGCAACTATTGAAGAAATACAAAAAAATTTTTTTATAAAACTATTAAAGGAAAATAAAGAAGAAGTTTATAAATTTAAGAAAATTTATTTAAAAACAGCAGCTAATTCTCTAGTTTTATTTCAATATGATAATCAATTAATTGCATCAGCAGTATATAAAGGAATTAACATATTTGAAAAAGATAGTAAAGAATTTAAAGATGGTTATCTAGGCTCTTATATATTTGATAAAAATTCTATAAAAATTTTTTCGCCTATAACAAATAAAGAATTTCAAGAAATAAAAAAAGTCAAATTTTCTCAAGCTATGCATAAAATTAATTATAGCAAAATAGAAAAAGTAGAAGAACTTATAAATTTAAAAAAGGAAGAATTATCTAAGTTAATAAAAAATAATTCTTTATTAGTAAGAAATAATAATGTAAGTAAAGACCTAAAATCTTCTAAATTAATTGAAAAAATTATTTTTAATAAATTTAGATGTGCAGAAAATTTAGAATTAAGAATAGGGGAAAACCTGACTATTATTGCAGGACAAAATGGAACAATGAAAAGTACTCTTTTAGCATGCATTGCTCAACCTTTTGGAATAGAAAGGGGTAAGGGAAATGATAGTTTTGATAGTGAAACTTTAGATAGATGTAAAATTGTTAATGATTCTTTTAAAACACAAATAAATAAAATATTTAAATTAAGTGCTGAATTTGATATTCCAGGAGAACATGACTTTGATATATATTTTTCTAAAGATTTACCTACTGATATTTTTTATGAAAACCCATTAAAAGTAAAATCATTTAAAGCTCCAGATAGAACTCCTCCTATAAGAATTGTTACTGGTAAAAGCAGAGAGGCTGGAAAAGGCAATATTCCAATTCCTGTCATTTATCTGGGACTTAGTAGACTTTTTCCTTTAGGGGAATCTAATTTAGAAAAAAAAGAAGTCATTTTAACAAAAAAGGAAGAAAAATTTTTATATGATAATTATGAGAAGATATTATTAAGTTATGAAGAAGAATATAGAAACATTAATCAAATTTCTAAAAATAATATAAAAACATTAGGTATCTCAACTAATAATTACGATTGGCAAGCAATTTCAGCTGGACAAGACAATGTTGGAAAAATAATTTGTACAATTTTAGAATTTCAAAGATTAAAAGAAAATTTTAAAGATAATTATATAGGAGGGATATTATTAATTGATGAAATAGAATCTACTCTTTATCCTAAAGCACAACAAGAATTGATAAAATTTTTAAACAAACAATGTCAAGATTTAAAATTAAAAGTTATTTGTACTACACATTCTCTTGAAATAATAAAAGAATGTATGGAAAATGAGAGTCTACGATATCACACAATTATCAATTTTTTAGATAAGACTCATGGAAAATTAATATGTAAGAATTTATCTACATTTGAAGATATTTCTAGAAATTTATTGGTACTTCCAAGAAATAATAAAAAAGAAAATTTATTGAAAATAAAAATTTTTACTGAAGATTCTGAAGGAGAATGGTTATTAAAAAAAATTATAAAAAAAGAATATGAAGAATATATAGATATTGTCTCTTTAGGATTAGGTTTTGATGAAATTGCAAAAATAGCATATAAATTATCTGAAATAAAGGAAGGAATAGTTATTTATGATGCAGATGTAGAAAAAAGATACACAAACTCAAAAAATTCCTCAGACTTTAAACGAAATATGAATAAAAGTGAAAGTTATTTATTTTTTCCAGGAAAAAATTCAATAGAAGAAGATTTTTTAGAAATTTTGAAAAATATTTCTAAAAATGAAGATAAATTTTGGAATAAATGTAACAATGATAGTAGACAATTAGCTTTAAGTACTTTGGAAGAATATAAATTAGAAGATAGAAATGATAGAAAAAAATGGTTTAATAATGAAAGAAAAAATTATGGAGAAGATGGTTATGTTATCTTAGAAAAATGGAAAGAAATTTATAAAAAATCTATTGATGATTTTAATGAAGAATTAAAAGAATTATTAAAAAGTTCTTTTTTAAAAAAATATGGAATCAGATTATTTAATAAAGAATAG
- a CDS encoding alpha/beta hydrolase family protein, with amino-acid sequence MENLKLDSFLEYKFLSNLDFNPDGSNLAFNVSEADLEKNEYKHFIYNLDTKNREIKKLTHSGKEKNSLWLNNNTILFSADRDEDIKEKKKLGETWTIYYALDIKNGGEAYEYMRLPINVTAIKIVDENNFVLTADFDNNSFNLNDLKGEEREKAIKEIEENKDYEVLDEIPFWSNGNGFRNKKRNRLYHFDKLNNKLTPISDEYTNIEIFNVKDNRVIFIGRTYKDKQGLTVGLWIYDIKNQKLEIIIPDNLYDISYANFIEDKIVCALSDMKKYGINENHKIYLIDDKKNINLLYENDTWLACTVGSDCRLGGGKSFKVIGNKLYFLSTIADSVNLNSLDINGNVEILSSENGSIDFFDIVNNDIYYVGMRNYNLQEIYKLENNSSIKLSSFNEEINKKYKISRPEIFDFTTNGDTTKGFVIYPVDFDKNKTYPAILDIHGGPKTAYGDVYYHEMQVWANMGYFVIFTNPHGSDGYGNKFADIRGKYGTIDYEDLMNFTDYVLEKYPIDKSRVGVTGGSYGGYMTNWIIGHTDRFKCAASQRSISNWISKFGTTDIGYYFNADQNQATPWINHDKLWWHSPLKYADKAKTPTLFIHSEEDYRCWLAEGLQMFTALKYHGVEARLCMFRGENHELSRSGKPKHRIRRLTEITNWFEKYLK; translated from the coding sequence ATGGAAAATTTAAAATTGGATAGTTTTTTGGAATATAAATTTTTATCAAATTTAGATTTCAATCCTGACGGTAGTAATTTAGCTTTTAATGTGAGTGAAGCAGATTTAGAAAAAAATGAATACAAACATTTTATTTACAACTTAGATACAAAAAATAGAGAAATTAAAAAACTTACACATTCTGGAAAGGAAAAAAATTCTCTTTGGTTAAATAATAATACTATTTTATTTTCAGCTGATAGAGATGAAGATATAAAAGAAAAGAAAAAACTTGGAGAAACTTGGACTATATACTATGCACTTGATATAAAAAATGGTGGAGAGGCTTATGAGTATATGAGGCTTCCTATTAATGTCACAGCAATTAAAATAGTAGATGAAAATAATTTTGTATTGACTGCTGATTTTGATAATAATTCATTTAACTTAAATGATTTAAAAGGTGAAGAAAGAGAAAAAGCAATAAAAGAAATTGAAGAAAATAAAGATTATGAAGTCTTAGATGAAATACCATTTTGGAGTAATGGAAATGGTTTTAGAAATAAAAAGAGAAATAGACTTTATCATTTTGATAAATTAAATAATAAATTAACTCCTATTTCTGATGAATACACTAATATTGAAATTTTTAATGTAAAAGATAATAGAGTAATTTTTATAGGTAGAACTTATAAAGATAAACAAGGTTTAACAGTAGGGCTTTGGATTTATGATATAAAAAATCAAAAGTTAGAAATAATTATTCCTGATAACCTTTATGACATTAGTTATGCTAATTTTATTGAAGATAAAATTGTCTGTGCTTTAAGTGATATGAAAAAATATGGAATAAATGAAAATCATAAAATATATTTAATTGATGATAAGAAAAATATAAATCTTCTATATGAAAATGACACTTGGCTTGCTTGTACAGTTGGAAGTGATTGCAGACTGGGTGGAGGAAAATCATTTAAAGTAATAGGAAATAAATTATATTTCCTATCTACAATAGCAGATAGTGTGAATTTGAACTCACTTGATATAAATGGAAATGTTGAAATTTTATCTTCTGAAAATGGAAGTATAGATTTTTTTGATATAGTAAATAATGATATATATTATGTTGGAATGAGAAACTATAATTTACAAGAAATTTATAAATTAGAAAATAATTCTTCTATTAAGTTGAGTTCTTTTAATGAAGAAATAAATAAAAAATATAAAATATCAAGACCAGAAATTTTTGATTTCACAACTAATGGAGATACAACAAAAGGTTTTGTAATTTACCCAGTTGATTTTGATAAAAATAAAACTTATCCTGCAATACTTGATATACATGGTGGACCTAAAACAGCTTATGGTGATGTTTATTATCATGAAATGCAAGTTTGGGCTAATATGGGATATTTTGTAATATTTACTAATCCACATGGTAGTGATGGTTATGGAAATAAATTCGCAGATATAAGAGGAAAATATGGAACTATTGACTATGAAGATTTGATGAACTTTACTGATTATGTTTTAGAAAAATATCCTATTGATAAATCAAGAGTTGGAGTAACAGGTGGTTCTTATGGTGGATATATGACTAACTGGATAATAGGGCATACAGATAGATTTAAATGTGCTGCCTCTCAAAGAAGCATATCTAACTGGATTTCTAAATTTGGTACGACAGATATTGGATATTATTTCAATGCTGACCAAAACCAAGCTACTCCTTGGATAAATCACGATAAATTATGGTGGCATTCCCCACTAAAATATGCAGATAAAGCTAAGACACCAACTTTATTTATACATTCAGAAGAAGATTATAGATGTTGGTTAGCAGAAGGCTTACAAATGTTCACTGCTTTAAAGTATCACGGTGTGGAAGCTAGACTTTGTATGTTTAGAGGAGAAAATCATGAATTATCAAGAAGTGGAAAACCTAAACATAGAATTAGAAGATTAACAGAAATAACAAATTGGTTTGAAAAATATTTAAAGTAA
- a CDS encoding DUF2207 domain-containing protein — protein MKKNILRIFIFLIISILSFSASFTISDLDVQANLQKDGSMLVSEAVTYDIDEINGVYFDIDAKGYGGINSLQVFEDEGISENGPISFREVDPVNYEVTENDGVYRIKLYSRNYNNVRTFKFVYTLPDAINVYDDVAQLNRKMVGQDWQQGISHIKVTIELPVSKDYDNSKILVFGHGPLTGEVDKIDNTVVYKLEDYYPGDFLEAHILMEPEIFSEFDKSKIIHKNMKQELLEMEARLADEANAERDNALKREESIQKLSDNAKTIFSVEASIWAVLMYYIHMVFKRKNKSKKDDVKYLRDLPDDSSPALVGGIMTKSVNDNEILATIVDLIRRKVLTLETSDKKTIITLTGSTGILSAQEKTLIDIYINDFGDGRSLDLKSFGFFHKVPMSTARKFENWSSYITNEMNRKGLVYEHIGCGATLIFVLLSVIFAFGGLFQAALTNNPLFMLGIPLGVVLFFSAGTAKYPSKKLAETISKWQAFKNFLSDYSQLEEAKITSIHLWEQYFVYAIALGVSDKVVKAYRKALDMGIIKDVDGVNNLAYSPIFNSGFSRSFNNLNSVISKTNSRASSTIASSRSSSSSGEGGGFSSGSSGGGGSRSGGGGF, from the coding sequence ATGAAAAAAAATATATTGAGAATTTTTATATTTTTAATAATTTCTATTCTAAGTTTTTCAGCAAGTTTTACAATTTCTGATTTAGATGTACAGGCTAATTTACAAAAAGATGGCTCTATGCTTGTCAGTGAGGCTGTAACTTATGATATAGATGAAATAAATGGAGTATATTTTGATATAGATGCAAAAGGTTATGGTGGAATAAATTCTTTACAAGTTTTTGAAGATGAAGGAATTTCTGAGAATGGACCTATTTCTTTTAGAGAAGTTGACCCTGTAAATTATGAAGTTACAGAAAACGATGGAGTGTATAGAATAAAACTTTATTCTAGAAATTATAATAATGTGAGAACATTTAAGTTTGTTTATACATTACCAGATGCTATAAATGTCTATGATGATGTGGCTCAATTAAATAGAAAAATGGTAGGACAAGATTGGCAACAAGGAATATCTCATATTAAAGTAACTATTGAGCTTCCAGTATCAAAAGATTATGATAACTCAAAAATTTTAGTCTTTGGACATGGTCCTCTTACAGGGGAAGTTGATAAAATAGATAACACTGTTGTATATAAACTAGAGGATTATTATCCAGGAGACTTTTTAGAAGCACATATTTTAATGGAACCTGAAATATTTTCAGAATTCGATAAATCAAAAATAATTCATAAAAATATGAAACAAGAACTTTTGGAGATGGAAGCAAGGTTAGCTGATGAAGCTAATGCTGAAAGAGATAATGCTTTAAAAAGAGAGGAAAGTATTCAAAAACTTTCTGACAATGCAAAAACAATTTTTAGTGTTGAAGCATCAATATGGGCAGTTTTAATGTACTATATCCACATGGTATTTAAAAGAAAAAATAAATCTAAAAAGGATGATGTAAAATATTTAAGAGATTTACCTGATGATTCTTCTCCTGCTCTTGTTGGTGGAATTATGACAAAAAGTGTAAATGATAATGAAATACTTGCTACTATTGTTGATTTAATCAGAAGAAAGGTTTTAACACTTGAAACTTCTGATAAAAAAACTATAATAACTTTAACAGGAAGTACAGGAATATTATCTGCTCAGGAAAAAACTCTAATAGATATCTATATAAATGATTTTGGAGATGGAAGATCATTAGATTTAAAAAGTTTTGGATTTTTTCATAAAGTTCCAATGAGTACTGCTAGAAAATTTGAAAATTGGAGTAGCTATATTACCAATGAAATGAATAGAAAAGGTTTAGTCTATGAACATATAGGCTGTGGTGCAACATTAATTTTTGTACTATTATCTGTAATATTTGCTTTTGGTGGTTTATTTCAAGCAGCTTTAACAAATAATCCTCTTTTTATGCTTGGTATCCCATTGGGAGTTGTACTTTTCTTTTCAGCTGGAACAGCTAAGTATCCAAGTAAAAAATTAGCTGAAACAATTAGTAAATGGCAAGCATTTAAGAACTTTTTATCAGATTATTCTCAATTAGAAGAAGCAAAAATCACTTCAATACATCTTTGGGAACAATATTTTGTTTATGCAATAGCATTAGGAGTGTCTGATAAAGTAGTAAAAGCATATAGAAAAGCATTGGATATGGGTATTATAAAAGATGTTGATGGAGTAAATAATCTTGCTTATTCTCCTATATTTAATAGTGGATTTAGTCGTTCATTTAATAACTTAAATAGTGTGATTAGTAAAACTAATTCAAGAGCAAGTTCAACTATTGCTTCAAGTAGAAGTTCTAGTTCATCTGGTGAAGGTGGAGGATTTAGTTCTGGCTCATCAGGTGGTGGAGGCTCTCGTAGTGGAGGCGGAGGCTTCTAA
- a CDS encoding GNAT family N-acetyltransferase → MKIEYNFIEIKKDNINLIKDLWEKNRIFHQNKTNNFSYQYSNLNFDERMNNIFNSKDINHYKITGVISQNNIIGYCLSIIQENSGELCTLFIDEKYRNNGLGHILIEKHLEWFKNNKCNSISVNVLIENKDTIKFYESLGFKQNIINMEIPLKKI, encoded by the coding sequence ATGAAAATAGAATATAATTTTATTGAAATAAAAAAAGATAACATAAATTTAATAAAAGATTTATGGGAAAAAAATAGAATATTTCATCAAAATAAAACAAATAATTTTTCTTATCAATATTCGAATTTAAATTTTGATGAAAGAATGAATAATATATTTAATTCAAAAGACATAAATCATTATAAAATTACTGGTGTAATAAGTCAAAATAATATTATAGGATATTGCTTATCTATAATTCAAGAAAATTCAGGAGAGTTATGTACATTATTTATTGATGAAAAATATAGAAATAATGGTTTAGGACATATATTAATAGAAAAACATTTAGAATGGTTTAAAAATAATAAATGCAATAGTATATCTGTAAATGTTCTTATAGAAAATAAAGATACAATAAAGTTCTATGAATCATTAGGTTTTAAACAAAATATAATAAATATGGAAATCCCATTAAAAAAGATTTAG
- a CDS encoding LemA family protein, whose product MIALGVIIGIIVIIAVVAISYKNKFVVLDNRVKNSWSQIDVQMQNRFSLVPNLVETVKGYAKHEKETFEGIANAKTRYMSARTPEEKMEANNQLSGFLGRLFAISEAYPELKANTSFENLQAQLVEVENKIRFARQFYNDTVTEYNQTIQMFPGSLFAGFFNYHNAELFKANDMAREEVQVKF is encoded by the coding sequence ATGATAGCATTAGGAGTAATAATAGGAATAATTGTAATTATAGCTGTGGTAGCTATCAGCTATAAAAATAAGTTTGTGGTTTTAGATAACAGAGTTAAAAACTCTTGGAGTCAAATTGATGTACAAATGCAAAATAGGTTTAGTCTTGTTCCAAATTTAGTAGAAACTGTAAAAGGTTATGCTAAACACGAAAAAGAAACTTTTGAAGGTATTGCAAATGCAAAAACAAGATATATGTCAGCTAGAACACCAGAAGAAAAAATGGAAGCTAATAATCAATTAAGTGGTTTTTTAGGTAGACTTTTTGCAATATCAGAAGCATATCCAGAATTAAAAGCAAATACAAGTTTTGAAAATCTACAAGCTCAACTTGTAGAAGTTGAAAATAAAATAAGATTTGCTAGACAATTCTATAATGACACTGTAACTGAATATAATCAAACTATTCAAATGTTTCCTGGTAGTTTGTTTGCAGGATTCTTTAACTATCATAATGCTGAATTATTTAAGGCTAATGATATGGCAAGAGAAGAAGTACAAGTTAAATTTTAA
- a CDS encoding TlpA family protein disulfide reductase, protein MKKRILILLLFILSLTSFAIPLNNMDKDGNVTLPNIELVDQNGKKHNLKDYKGKVVMINFWVSWCSDCKGEMPDVVELYKEYGENKKDLIILGVVTPISKEYPDNKDRIGKKELLKYIADNEYIFPSLFDETGKVYKEYEIDEYPSTFIIDRNGHLKVYVKGAVSKEELKQHIESVLNPIQK, encoded by the coding sequence ATGAAAAAAAGAATTTTAATATTATTACTATTTATTTTGTCATTAACAAGTTTTGCAATACCTTTAAACAATATGGATAAAGATGGAAATGTTACTTTACCAAATATAGAGCTTGTTGACCAAAATGGGAAAAAGCATAATCTAAAAGACTATAAAGGGAAAGTGGTTATGATAAACTTTTGGGTTAGTTGGTGTAGCGATTGTAAAGGAGAAATGCCAGATGTTGTTGAATTATATAAAGAATATGGAGAAAATAAAAAGGATTTAATAATTCTTGGAGTTGTAACTCCTATATCAAAAGAATATCCAGATAATAAAGATAGAATAGGAAAAAAAGAATTATTGAAATATATAGCAGATAATGAATATATTTTCCCTAGTTTATTTGATGAAACAGGTAAAGTTTATAAAGAATATGAAATAGATGAATATCCTTCAACTTTTATTATTGACAGAAATGGACATTTAAAAGTTTATGTAAAAGGTGCTGTTTCAAAAGAAGAATTAAAACAACATATTGAAAGTGTTTTAAATCCCATACAAAAATAA